In Deferribacteraceae bacterium V6Fe1, one genomic interval encodes:
- a CDS encoding SHOCT domain-containing protein, whose amino-acid sequence MFFGGYGMIIILLIIVVAIVAFIIIGKSKSYQIIDRGHTESAIDILKQRYAKGEISEEEFEKMKKKIL is encoded by the coding sequence ATGTTTTTTGGAGGTTACGGTATGATAATAATCTTATTAATTATTGTTGTGGCTATTGTTGCGTTTATCATAATCGGAAAATCTAAATCCTACCAAATCATTGATAGAGGGCACACAGAATCAGCTATTGATATACTAAAGCAAAGATACGCAAAAGGGGAAATTTCCGAAGAAGAATTTGAAAAAATGAAGAAAAAAATACTGTAG